The DNA region GACTGGTGTACTACTACAATCCCCGGCTTCAGAGGATCATCGTGAGGCCACACGTGAAGCCGAGGCCATCGGCCCAGACCAGGCGCTTTGCCGCCATCGCCACCAACCTCAAAGCCCTGGCCCCTTCCGAGGCCTTCAAAACCGATATGACGGTTTACACCGACATCTACAACCGCCGCCTGGGCTCCAAGAGCCGTCCTGAACATATCCTCAGCAACTGGTACAACGCCTTCATGAAGATGATGTACGCGCTCCAGGCCTCGGATCCCGGCATCGACCTGGAATTCCTGGAGCGCATCCACATCGAAACCAACGATCTTCCCTGCCGCAGCGTCAAACGCGCCGTGGAAGCTGGATTGCTGGAGCCGGTGCCAGGGTATGAACTGCTCGATAAGCTGATGTAAGTGAAGGGAACGAATATGAAATCACCAAACAAGCGGAGGGCTGACGGGACGGGAGCGGGAAACACCTTCAAGAGATGAAATTCGTTGGGTGAATGCATAGCACAACCTCCAATCCAGAAAACAAAGCCGGCCGGGAAAACCGGGACCGCGTTCCGCGCACGCGGCCCCCTTCCCGGTTGGTCTTTTTTTTAATATTGAGAAAATATCTGCTTGACAAAAATCAACTTATCTGATACATGTCCAAACAGCATTACAAATGGAGGATTTAATGAAACGAATAATGATGTGTGCCTTGGTTCTGATGATTTCTATGAGAGCTTTTGACAGCCTTAGGAGTTTGTTTTAAAATGAAAATAGGACGTATTCACCATCAGATTAGAAAACAGGATATGAGAGGTGGATTTAACTTCGTTAGGAGGTTCAAATGGAATTTGTAATCGGTATAGTCCTATTCGTTCTTGTTATCGTGATATGGGCTGCTATGAGCGATGCCTCAGCAAAGAAATATCTTAATAACGTGGTATCCTCTATGCACGAATACCAGATAGAGAACTGTGATTTTAGGGGTGGTTCTCTTTATTGTGTAATGAACAGCAACGTTTTTCTGAGCATAGATGAGATAAAAAAAAGAGCTCACATCCTTAAAAATGGCGAATGGAAAAAAGAACATGTGCAACTTCAGGACTTCTGCCCCTCCAGGACATACGTTGCTTTAGCCGATGAAATGGAGTTTAAAGCAGTCTCTAAAGGAATAGTAAGCAAGCTCTTCACGTTTCAACCTATCAACGAAGTCAAGGAATACGGCGGATTTTCAATCGATGAAGAAAATAATAAGATATGCCTTTTCAATATTGACAAAAATGTTATATCTCATAAGATAATTGGATACAAAGATATTCTTGCCTGTGAAATCGTTGAAGATGGAGTCACTGTTACGAGAAGCGCGCGCGGCAGTCAAGTCGGCGGAGCTTTGGTAGGAGGATTACTGCTTGGGGGGGCGGGAGCAGTAATAGGCGGATTGTCGGGAAAAAAGACTACATCCGAAGAAATCGAGTCGATAAGCTTCAGAATAACAGTTAATGACTTAAATAGGCCAATATACGAATACAAGTTGAACTTTGTCCCAATAAAGAAGAACGAAAAGTATCGTAAGATGTTACAGGATAAGGCTAAAGAGTGGGAGGCGATATTCAGTATCCTCATTAAACAGGCCGACCTTCAGAATCAAGCTTGATATTCAACCATAGAAACAGCTACAGGGTCTTAGCTTAGTATAAAGCACCAAAATCAATTTCTTATGGTCAACAGACTATGGTATGATGGTGTTGCTATAGCTTATTCCGCAACAACACATCCAAAGTCACCGGAAAGGGCTTATAGATTCCGCGATATTCTGTAGAAACTCCCAGTTCATCGATCTTGAACTTCAATCCTCTGAATTCCGGGACAGGCTCACGCTTCTTGATTTGGTACACCAGATAATGAGGAGAACTCGGCTTGGAAGGATATTCATGATCGATGAGGTCTTGTTGGGTCCAGAGGACAGGCCCACCCTCACTTAGCGGATAGATCAGCTGGGCTGAGGTGGGGCTGGAATGGAGCAGGATATATTTGGCGCCGATGGCTTCCGGAGACAGGTTTTTCAGGGCATCCTGCCCCTTGGCCCTCGCGTTGTAGAGCATGTTGCTCAGGATCCAGGCCAGATGTTTGGCGTTTCTGTAATAGCAAACCAAAACCCAAGTCTCGTCCGGGAGCAAATCACGGTTGGAGTTTTCGGCTTTGGGGAGTTTGGCGTAGAGGGGAGCTGGTTTGCCCTTTTTGTATGTTTCATAAGCTTTTTTGGCGATTTTCTCCCGCTGGGTGATCCGGTCCATCATATGGTCGGCAACCTCTTTAAGGAAGAGGGATATATCCCCGGCGTGTGTTTGGGCGGCGGCGGGATTGAGAGGAAAGGCGCCGAGGCCAGGAATGATCTCGTGGAAGCCCTTGTAAATCATAGAACTGCTGCCCGGATAGATCACGTAAGCGCCCCCGGTGCGACGGATGGCGTCGCGATAGGCATGCATTTTCATCAGGTCAGTATCCTGAGGATTCGCGGGCAAAGGCTTGCCTTCCACCGGGCTTTCTCCCAGAAGGTCAGTAGCTTTTTCCACTTTGTATTTGGCGTCGAAATGGATATGCACGATCAGTTCTTCTTCTTCCGCTATTGCCTTTCCGGCGGCTCCATCCAAGCCATGGGGCCAGATGCTTAAGGTGTAGTCAGGCCGCAGAGATTTAGTCCAGCTGCCTCCTTTGGGGTAGCCGCTGGAATGACTATCTGGATCGGCGGTACTGGAGAACGTCCGGTTATAGCTGAACTCAATGTTCATGATCCTGCCCTTGTCTTCATACACCCCCTTTATGGCCAGATGCTTTCCCTGGCGGAGATTGAGGTTCAGCTCCCTGTTGTCCAGCGAGATGAGGGAAGCGATGTCTCTTGGCTCCACCCGGAAAACATTCTGGACAATCTCCAGCAAGCGGAAAAACACCCAGTATTCATAGAGGACGGCCACGTCTTTTTTATTGCTTCCATAAACATCATCGCCGCCCTTCCAGGTAATCCGGGAGGCCAGGTCGTGCATCAGCCAAACCCTGAGGATTTCACGATACCCTTCCCTCCTCTGTAATACCGGGCTGCTGAGGGGAATGGTTTCCGGCTGGCCGATCTCACGAAACAGCGAATTCCCCAGCCATTGGTCCAGCCTGTTGGCCAGCACACCCGCTTCAGCGGCCAACCTCTGGTCTTTTCCGGCCTTTTCCCTGACCGCCAGGCAGAGGGCCCGGAAGGTATTGAGAGCGTGTTTCACGAAACGGTTTTCCGCGGTATCGGCGGTTGGGATTTTCTTGCTGCCAACCAACACGGTGGGTATCGAGGTCAAAGACGCGGAAAGATAATGGCCCTGTGGCAAAGATTGTCTCTTGGCGGCTGAGGCTATCTGCCTTGTCATATTCCTGTCAAAGCGCCTGACATTGCGGATGTCGCGAGATGTTTCCACAACGCTCCACGAACTCACCGGAGTAGAAACAACTTTGTTAACCGCGTCCCGAAACTCCTGAGAGTCCAGGATAGAGCGCAGAAAAGCGAATCTCTGATACAACCCTTTGGAGACATCAGTGAAAACAGGCCCGACCATTTGAACCACGGGAGTGTTTGAACGCAGGATAAGTTCGTTGCAATTGTCCGCGATATCACTAAGCATATTCTGGTAATCACTCCGGTGGCCCATCTTCCTGGAGCGAACTTCAAGTTTCAACTCGCCAACTTCAACGTTCTCATCGGCCGACAAGATATCTATTAGCAGGGTCCCCACATAAGTGCCTGGCGTGATCCGACCTGAATATTTGTTCAAGGCGGAACGTTTAACCACGTTATGATCTTCGGACAGCAGGTAGCCTTCCAGCTTGTATTCATAAGAGCAGGATTCGGATACCTGGATTTCAGCCTCGCTTAGTTCCAGAGCCAGTTCGTGGCTGATGATCTCCAGGCTGTCGGGGCTTTCCGGGATAATGGTGATCGAGGCGGTGGAACCATCAAACAAGGTCAGGCGATGGTCCACAAGCTGGTTGAGCATATTTTATCAGGCCTCTGTGAAGCTGGTGAAACCGTTGTCGGTCATATTGCGGTACATCCTGAGAAGCTTCTGTAAGGAGAGTGGATAAGAAACAGGTACATCCGGGTCATCTGGCCTTTTAGTTTCGGCAATCAGCTTCTCAACTACCTCCGCCCTGGTTTTGGGGTCGGGATCATCCAAACATAGGCCAAGCAGTGTCTTCAGCACTGGGTCGAGTTTTTTTCGCGATCCATGCACTTTGGGCAGAAGCTTCTGCAGGATAGCGCCATCCAAGATGCTGTTATCATCTTTTTTCGGGCCAAGCTCTTTCATCAAAGCGCAAAAGCGGTTCATCTCGGCGGCCGTGCGGTAGCCAAATTCGGCTCCAATGGGTTTGAGTTCCTTAAAGAATTTCATCAATTCTTCCCGGGCAAAGGACTGGCTGGCGCCACCGCCATTTCTGAGAACCATAAAGCCCCCGCTGTATTGAGCCCCCAAGCCCTGTTTCATGCTTATCTTGGAGCTGGTGTGGTTTTCCAGATAAGCGTCCATTTCCGTGTCATCAACCCTAAACTCGATCACGTTGGCCCGGTCCAGGACCTTGGGGCTGAACATGTAAGTGGTTTCGTCGATGTTCACCGTACCCACGATGAAGAGGTTGGAAGGCAATTTCACGCTGGGAGGAATGCCATCAATGGGAACGGAACCGGGGTGGAGAAAGATGTCCTGACCGGATTCCATGGCGCTCAGGAAATCGGCAAAGTAGCGCTCCACGTGGCTCATGTTCATTTCATCCAGGATGAGAAAATAAGGCTTGTTTTGGTTTTCTGGTTTGCCTGCCTCGATGATAAGTTCCAGCACCTGGCTGTCCGGGCTCACGTATTTGCCGGGGTCCAGGGCGTTGGGATAACCCAAAAGAGGTTCCCGGTTCGTCCAGTCAGCGCCCACCGGGACCAGCCGGTACTGGTCTTCTGTTTTGCAGATCCATTGGGCGAAGACCTGGGCCAGCTTGGTCTTGCCCGAACCGGACAGGCCGGTGAGGATAACAAAAGGCTTGGTGAGCAGCGAGGCCACGTAACGGGTGGCCAGATCTGAAGTGACGCGGTAATTGGCGGCGGTGGCGGCAGTGACGAAATGAGAGACGTCGAATCTTTGGTTTTCTGGAAGTGTCGGAGGCGGCAGAGGTTGATCTTTAAACTGATTTTTGTATTTGGTAATAATGGCATCAAGGTCTGTCATTACTTCAGCTTCGTCCAGACCGAAATTAGTTTTATCGGAGTCAATTATATATGGCTTACTAACGAAAGATTGATCGAACTTATCAGGCTTACCCAAACCGTTTGAAAGAAAGTAGTCACCTATGGTCTGAGGTTCAGTCCCATCGAATTCCCATTTGTTTTCAGGCGTATTAGTAGCGCTTATCCCATAGGCCAGAATCATCACTTGCTTGGATTTATAAAAGAGGAAAACTGGGTAAATGCCATTTTGGACCTCTTGACCAAACCCCCTGAAAGCGATCCAGGGAACCTTCGTTTGATTGCCTGCTCCAAAACCAAATTTCACTTTTAGATCGTGATATTCTCTTGGATAGTCTTTAGAGCTTAGATCATCTGTCTGAGTCTGCCTAAGAAAGCGTATAATCGATTCGAAAAACTGGTCAGCCATTTTTTACTCCCCATAAAGAAGTTTGCCCAATGATCGCATATCTCCTATCCTGTCAACCTTTATA from Candidatus Cloacimonadota bacterium includes:
- a CDS encoding DUF2357 domain-containing protein, yielding MLNQLVDHRLTLFDGSTASITIIPESPDSLEIISHELALELSEAEIQVSESCSYEYKLEGYLLSEDHNVVKRSALNKYSGRITPGTYVGTLLIDILSADENVEVGELKLEVRSRKMGHRSDYQNMLSDIADNCNELILRSNTPVVQMVGPVFTDVSKGLYQRFAFLRSILDSQEFRDAVNKVVSTPVSSWSVVETSRDIRNVRRFDRNMTRQIASAAKRQSLPQGHYLSASLTSIPTVLVGSKKIPTADTAENRFVKHALNTFRALCLAVREKAGKDQRLAAEAGVLANRLDQWLGNSLFREIGQPETIPLSSPVLQRREGYREILRVWLMHDLASRITWKGGDDVYGSNKKDVAVLYEYWVFFRLLEIVQNVFRVEPRDIASLISLDNRELNLNLRQGKHLAIKGVYEDKGRIMNIEFSYNRTFSSTADPDSHSSGYPKGGSWTKSLRPDYTLSIWPHGLDGAAGKAIAEEEELIVHIHFDAKYKVEKATDLLGESPVEGKPLPANPQDTDLMKMHAYRDAIRRTGGAYVIYPGSSSMIYKGFHEIIPGLGAFPLNPAAAQTHAGDISLFLKEVADHMMDRITQREKIAKKAYETYKKGKPAPLYAKLPKAENSNRDLLPDETWVLVCYYRNAKHLAWILSNMLYNARAKGQDALKNLSPEAIGAKYILLHSSPTSAQLIYPLSEGGPVLWTQQDLIDHEYPSKPSSPHYLVYQIKKREPVPEFRGLKFKIDELGVSTEYRGIYKPFPVTLDVLLRNKL
- a CDS encoding DUF3578 domain-containing protein, which translates into the protein MADQFFESIIRFLRQTQTDDLSSKDYPREYHDLKVKFGFGAGNQTKVPWIAFRGFGQEVQNGIYPVFLFYKSKQVMILAYGISATNTPENKWEFDGTEPQTIGDYFLSNGLGKPDKFDQSFVSKPYIIDSDKTNFGLDEAEVMTDLDAIITKYKNQFKDQPLPPPTLPENQRFDVSHFVTAATAANYRVTSDLATRYVASLLTKPFVILTGLSGSGKTKLAQVFAQWICKTEDQYRLVPVGADWTNREPLLGYPNALDPGKYVSPDSQVLELIIEAGKPENQNKPYFLILDEMNMSHVERYFADFLSAMESGQDIFLHPGSVPIDGIPPSVKLPSNLFIVGTVNIDETTYMFSPKVLDRANVIEFRVDDTEMDAYLENHTSSKISMKQGLGAQYSGGFMVLRNGGGASQSFAREELMKFFKELKPIGAEFGYRTAAEMNRFCALMKELGPKKDDNSILDGAILQKLLPKVHGSRKKLDPVLKTLLGLCLDDPDPKTRAEVVEKLIAETKRPDDPDVPVSYPLSLQKLLRMYRNMTDNGFTSFTEA